The following proteins are co-located in the Streptomyces sp. DT2A-34 genome:
- a CDS encoding acyl-CoA dehydrogenase family protein codes for MDLTHSAADEAFRAEARAWLRAHVPPDPLPSLETGEGFAAHRAWEAELAADRWSVVNWPTAYGGRDATLVRWLLFEEEYYAAGAPGRVNQNGISLLAPTLFDHGTEEQRARVLPPMATGEVIWAQAWSEPEAGSDLASLRSRATRTEGGWLLSGQKTWSSRAAFADRAFGLFRTDPDAPKPHQGLTYLMFDLHAPGVTVRPIARLDGKPAFAELFLDEVFVPDEDVIGEPGQGWRIAMSTAGNERGLMLRSPGRFLASADRLHRLWQAQGSPESTKNRVADALIGARAYQLFTFAAAARFLDGESIGPESSLNKVFWSEYDIALHETALDLLGAEGEVAGTDWSERYVFSLAGPIYAGTNEIQRDIIAERLLGLPKGPR; via the coding sequence GTTCCGCGCCGAGGCCCGCGCCTGGCTGCGCGCGCATGTGCCGCCCGATCCGCTCCCGTCCCTGGAGACCGGGGAGGGATTCGCGGCGCACCGGGCGTGGGAGGCCGAACTGGCGGCGGACCGCTGGTCGGTGGTGAACTGGCCGACGGCGTACGGCGGCCGGGACGCCACGCTCGTGCGGTGGCTGCTGTTCGAGGAGGAGTACTACGCGGCGGGCGCCCCCGGCCGCGTCAACCAGAACGGGATCAGCCTCCTCGCCCCGACCCTCTTCGATCACGGCACCGAGGAGCAACGCGCCCGGGTGCTCCCTCCCATGGCCACCGGCGAGGTGATCTGGGCGCAGGCGTGGTCGGAGCCGGAGGCCGGTTCCGACCTGGCGTCCCTGAGGTCCAGGGCCACCCGCACGGAGGGCGGCTGGCTGCTGTCCGGCCAGAAGACCTGGTCGTCGCGCGCGGCCTTCGCCGACCGCGCGTTCGGCCTGTTCCGCACCGACCCGGACGCCCCGAAGCCCCACCAGGGCCTGACGTACCTGATGTTCGACCTGCACGCCCCCGGTGTCACGGTCCGCCCCATCGCCCGCCTCGACGGCAAGCCCGCCTTCGCCGAGCTGTTCCTGGACGAGGTGTTCGTGCCGGACGAGGACGTGATCGGCGAGCCGGGCCAGGGCTGGCGCATCGCGATGTCGACGGCGGGCAACGAGCGCGGCCTGATGCTCCGCTCCCCCGGCCGGTTCCTCGCGAGCGCCGACCGGCTGCACCGGCTCTGGCAGGCCCAGGGCAGCCCGGAGAGCACCAAGAACCGCGTGGCCGACGCCCTGATCGGCGCCCGCGCCTACCAGCTCTTCACCTTCGCCGCCGCCGCCCGCTTCCTCGACGGCGAGTCGATCGGCCCGGAGTCCAGCCTGAACAAGGTCTTCTGGTCGGAGTACGACATCGCGCTGCACGAGACGGCGCTCGATCTGCTGGGCGCAGAGGGCGAGGTGGCCGGCACCGACTGGTCCGAGCGGTACGTCTTCTCCCTCGCCGGCCCGATCTACGCCGGGACGAACGAGATCCAGCGCGACATCATCGCCGAGCGGCTGCTCGGGCTGCCGAAGGGACCTCGCTGA